The Filimonas lacunae genomic sequence TTTTTCCGGCATACCCCATAAAGCTATTTACCGGCGATGTACCAAAAGAACTGTATGGAAACAGCCCGTTGCGCATATAGCCTATACGATAAAACTGTGCAGAGGATACCGTTCCGGCAACAAACACATCGGCATGGGCCAATGAATAGTTACACTGCAGCCAGGCAGCAGCATTAGTCATTACTACATCGTAATGGTACCCAAACAATCCTCCCTTTGTCACCAGGCGGTTGGGATGGTATAAGTCGTTTTGTAAGGCTTCTTTATTATCCGGCTCCTCCCTTTCGGCAAATTGATTCACATCCACAAACCAATCACCTCCTAACAGGTCTTCTACTTTTTTATAGTACCGGTTTCGTTGCCATTGATACAATACACCGGCAGTTACAGATACATGTGTCCATGGTTGTATATTAAGGGTGCTGCTGATGGCCACCTGCTTTACCTGTGTTATACGCTGCTGCAGGATATAGCTGGAACGTAAGCCTGTTACACTATTACCGGCTATACCATTGGCATCGGAGATGGTGGTTACATTGCTATTGTTGACATTGTACAATCGATCCCAGTTAATCTGGCTGACAGAAGAATGGGAAGCCGACCAGGCTTGGGTAAGCTGGTCTTTCTGCGCCTGGTTATCGACATAATCGGGCAGGTAACGATAGTAATCGGGCCTGGGATCTGCTGCATTATACCAATCCAGCCCCGATACGCTTCTGGCGCCTGCTGTATAACCTATAGTAGTGATAAGCGTAGTATGTGACGCAGGATGAAAATCGTGTGTAAACAACACTTGTGGCTGATGAACATTACTGATGTTACTATTACGCTTACGACCATCCTGGTAACCCCAGTAAGGGTTGTACCATGGATTACCTGTTAATTGAATAGTTTGCTGCACTGCAGCAGCCTGCATACCGCTTCGGGTGGTGGCGCCTGCCAGTACCAAACTCAACAGATGATGGCTACCTGCCTTTTTATCGATAGCCATAAAATAACTGTTACTGTTGTAAGATGTACCAGGCGCATATCCTTCAGCAGCCCATCTCCTGCTTAGTGAAAAGGCAATAGCCCACCCTTTGGAATTGTATCCCGAAGCATAACTATAAGACAGGCGATGTGTGTATTGCCTGTTACTGAAAGCATAAGTAATATTGGTTTGTTTACGTTGTTTGCCTGCACGCACATCCATCTGCGTATTTCCGCCGGGCGCCCCAAAGGCAAAGGTGGCATTGCGTAAGCCGGCAACTCCTTCCCGGTTACGCATTACATCATTTAAACCACTCCACGATGCCCACCAGGTGTTACCATTTTCCAGGCTTTGCACAGGAAGCCCGTTCACATATGTGCCATACATATCTGTACCATATCCTCTTTGCCTGAACCGGAAAGCATTGAATTGAAATGCAAGCGTGTTACTGATATTATCACGGGATGCCGTAAGCAAAGAGGCTATAAATGTGGTGTTCTCTTCACTTTGCAATAGCGCATCCATAGTAATCAGCCGAATACTATCCTGTGCGGAAAGACGCACATGTAACAGCAGGAAAATACATGCAAATTTTGCAGATGTTTTCATAGCATTAGTAATTGGTTGGCGCAAATGTGTAGTCTCCATTTTAATCTGCCAATTAAAATTTACATCTTATTTTACATAAATGATTATTAAAAAACATCATATAGTATGCATTTGCTGGCTATTCAGCGCATACATATATATTTATTACAATAAATCATCCGCACAAACAAAATATAAAATAGCAATTGCTGCTTTTTATAACTGTGAAAATTTTTATGATACATTGAACGATCTGCTTACGAATGATGACGATTTTTTGCCAGGAAGCGAACGTCACTACAATACAGAAGCTTATCGTTGCAAGCTCAACAATCTGGCACGTGTCATTGCAGCAATAGGTACAGAAGCCAATCCGGACGGGCCGGCCATACTCGGCCTGGCAGAAGTGGAGAACAAAGCTGTGCTGGAAGATATCATAACACATCCTTTGCTGCAACAACGCCACTATCGCATTATTCATTATAACAGTAAAGATGCGCGTGGTGTAGATGTGGCGCTATTATACAACCCGGTGTATTTTATACCAGACAGCAGCGGTAGCCTGCCTGTGCTGATTAAAGGCACTGCTGCCCGTGCTAAAGACAAACAGGAAACAACCTCAGAAGATGTAGCGGAAGATAATTTCTATTATCATTCCAGGGATATATTATGGGTAAAGGGCAAGCTGGATGGGGAAGCCGTGCATATATATGTAAATCACTGGCCCAGCAGATTAGGAGGAGAAGCCCGCACCGCCTCGGCCCGCAGAACAGCCGCCTTGTTATGCAAACATC encodes the following:
- a CDS encoding TonB-dependent receptor; this translates as MKTSAKFACIFLLLHVRLSAQDSIRLITMDALLQSEENTTFIASLLTASRDNISNTLAFQFNAFRFRQRGYGTDMYGTYVNGLPVQSLENGNTWWASWSGLNDVMRNREGVAGLRNATFAFGAPGGNTQMDVRAGKQRKQTNITYAFSNRQYTHRLSYSYASGYNSKGWAIAFSLSRRWAAEGYAPGTSYNSNSYFMAIDKKAGSHHLLSLVLAGATTRSGMQAAAVQQTIQLTGNPWYNPYWGYQDGRKRNSNISNVHQPQVLFTHDFHPASHTTLITTIGYTAGARSVSGLDWYNAADPRPDYYRYLPDYVDNQAQKDQLTQAWSASHSSVSQINWDRLYNVNNSNVTTISDANGIAGNSVTGLRSSYILQQRITQVKQVAISSTLNIQPWTHVSVTAGVLYQWQRNRYYKKVEDLLGGDWFVDVNQFAEREEPDNKEALQNDLYHPNRLVTKGGLFGYHYDVVMTNAAAWLQCNYSLAHADVFVAGTVSSAQFYRIGYMRNGLFPYSSFGTSPVNSFMGYAGKMGLTWKFTGRHYAFVHAGYWVKPPYANSVYISPRTSSAQQDKVTAEIIQLAEAGYQLNAPKLSVKTVFYLTQTQHGLKVLSFYHDEYRNFVNYALSNIGKWYAGIETGIEAKLTPTLTLSMVAAVGRYYYHQRQQATVTADNSAAVLEKTTVFSKNYRLGNSPQEAYSATLMYRSPDAWFVSASGNYARMQWLEANPLRLTPQATDNVSNTTPLFQQIIQQQQWPAQATVNVFAGYTYRKVSKKKKSTYYNLYASINNLLNNRSIVAGAYEQLRFDFETKNRNTYPPKLLYGMGVNYAISLGIRY
- a CDS encoding endonuclease/exonuclease/phosphatase family protein produces the protein MNDLLTNDDDFLPGSERHYNTEAYRCKLNNLARVIAAIGTEANPDGPAILGLAEVENKAVLEDIITHPLLQQRHYRIIHYNSKDARGVDVALLYNPVYFIPDSSGSLPVLIKGTAARAKDKQETTSEDVAEDNFYYHSRDILWVKGKLDGEAVHIYVNHWPSRLGGEARTASARRTAALLCKHHSDSLSKKYPQAKVLVMGDFNDDPVSPSIARYLQAHADADTIHPARLYNPWVRNYKKGDGTLAFRDAWGLFDQVIISSNWLLQQTDFYFYAAHVFKKEFMQENKGRYKGYPKRFWDGIQASGGFSDHFPVYIILLKKAASQLP